Proteins from one Staphylococcus sp. IVB6214 genomic window:
- the pyrH gene encoding UMP kinase, producing the protein MTETSKYKRVVLKLSGEALAGEKGFGINPIIIKSIAQQVAEVAKLDTEVAVIVGGGNIWRGKTGSDLGMDRGTADYMGMLATVMNALALQDSLEQLDCDTRVLTSIEMKQVAEPYIRRRAIRHLEKKRVVIFAAGIGNPYFSTDTTAALRAAEVEAEVILMGKNNVDGVYSADPKVDPNAQKYERLTYIQLLQEGLQVMDSTASSFCMDNDIPLKVFSIMEEGNIKRAVLGEDIGTIITK; encoded by the coding sequence ATGACTGAAACTTCAAAATATAAGCGTGTAGTCTTAAAACTTAGTGGAGAAGCATTGGCAGGAGAAAAAGGATTTGGTATCAATCCAATCATTATTAAAAGTATTGCGCAACAAGTTGCAGAAGTTGCCAAACTAGACACAGAAGTTGCTGTAATTGTCGGTGGTGGAAACATTTGGCGTGGTAAAACAGGCAGTGACTTAGGTATGGATCGTGGAACAGCGGACTATATGGGAATGCTTGCAACAGTAATGAATGCATTAGCATTACAAGACAGCCTTGAGCAACTTGACTGCGATACACGTGTATTAACATCAATTGAGATGAAACAAGTCGCAGAACCATATATCCGTCGTCGTGCAATTCGTCATTTAGAAAAGAAACGTGTTGTTATTTTTGCTGCCGGCATCGGTAACCCATACTTCTCAACAGATACTACTGCTGCATTGCGTGCGGCTGAAGTAGAAGCTGAAGTAATCTTGATGGGTAAAAATAACGTAGATGGTGTTTATTCTGCAGATCCAAAGGTAGATCCTAACGCACAAAAATATGAGCGTTTAACTTATATTCAATTACTACAAGAAGGATTGCAAGTAATGGATTCTACAGCCTCTTCATTCTGTATGGACAATGATATTCCATTAAAAGTCTTCTCTATTATGGAAGAAGGAAATATCAAACGTGCTGTATTAGGTGAAGATATCGGAACAATCATTACGAAATAA
- the frr gene encoding ribosome recycling factor, translating to MNAIIKDAKDRMKKSAENLSRELAQINAGRANSNLLAGVNADYYGAPTPVQQLASINVPEARLLVISPYDKTSLKEIERAIIAANLGVNPTSDGEVIRITIPALTEERRKELVKDVKKAGENAKVSVRNIRRDANDSLKKQEKNGEISEDELRVSSDEVQDVTNDAIKEIDQLVADKEKDILSV from the coding sequence ATGAATGCAATTATTAAAGACGCAAAAGATCGTATGAAAAAATCTGCTGAGAACTTATCACGAGAATTAGCACAAATTAACGCAGGTCGTGCAAATTCTAACTTATTAGCAGGCGTGAACGCAGATTACTATGGTGCGCCAACACCTGTTCAACAATTGGCGAGCATTAATGTACCTGAAGCACGTTTATTAGTGATTTCTCCATATGACAAAACATCATTGAAAGAAATCGAACGCGCAATTATTGCTGCAAACTTAGGTGTGAACCCTACAAGTGACGGGGAAGTTATTCGTATCACAATCCCAGCTTTAACAGAAGAGCGACGTAAAGAACTCGTTAAAGATGTGAAAAAAGCAGGGGAAAATGCGAAAGTTTCTGTTCGTAATATTCGTCGTGATGCCAACGACTCATTGAAGAAGCAAGAGAAAAATGGTGAAATCTCAGAAGATGAATTACGTGTTTCTTCAGATGAAGTTCAAGACGTTACAAATGACGCAATCAAAGAAATCGATCAACTCGTTGCAGATAAAGAAAAAGATATTCTATCTGTATAG